In one Gossypium hirsutum isolate 1008001.06 chromosome D09, Gossypium_hirsutum_v2.1, whole genome shotgun sequence genomic region, the following are encoded:
- the LOC107892792 gene encoding heparanase-like protein 2, which produces MARSFLEPPAKKLRDFQSNYSTPSRISRSDIPRLSSLRPQTTSIASAGSVQNISLSLTQNVNIVIQGATSIAETDDNFVCATLDWRPIEKCNYNQCPRGKAGLLNLDLKKKGLINAIKGHQLSRAGMGASIEAEQYGKDIVVLKNLVKELHLDPKTQPKALSPSGYYDEKWFNSFLEVSRQEVVDGVTHHIYNLGLGDDPNMITKIQDPSYLNQVAQTYKGVSNIVNKFKPQSRAWVFKSGRALHGGAKDVSQTFANGFWYFDQLGMASTYNHKVFCSVLLWHRLMGSTVLAVTQESNQNLRVYAHCAKKKPGISIIFINLSKDSSFNVTLSNYEHQSRNLRTTNVAKPNYEFRGYQNREEYHLAALAGNIQGQIVLLNDIQMVPTKTFDIPAIEPKLVNASTPISVAAHSIVYVTIRDFQAPLCA; this is translated from the exons ATGGCCCGATCATTCCTGGAACCTCCAGCCAAAAAGTTGAGAGATTTCCAAAGTAATTACTCTACTCCTTCAAGGATCTCAAGGAGTGACATACCGAGGTTGAGTAGTCTGCGACCTCAGACTACGTCGATAGCTAGTGCAGGGAGTGTTCAAAAT ATATCCCTTTCGTTGACCCAAAATGTGAACATTGTGATTCAAGGAGCAACATCCATTGCTGAAACAGATGATAACTTTGTATGCGCTACATTGGATTGGAGGCCTATTGAAAAATGCAACTACAATCAATGTCCTAGGGGAAAGGCTGGACTTTTAAATCtg GATTTGAAAAAGAAGGGGCTAATAAATGCAATAAAAG GACATCAACTCTCTAGAGCCGGGATGGGTGCAAGCATTGAGGCTGAACAATATGGAAAAGACATAGTAGTACTTAAGAATCTAGTGAAAGAATTACACCTAGATCCCAAAACTCAACCAAAGGCTCTAAGTCCTAGTGGATATTATGATGAAAAATGGTTTAATTCCTTCCTAGAAGTTTCAAGACAGGAAGTTGTTGATGGAGTTACACACCATATCTATAATCTCGGACTTG GTGATGATCCAAACATGATTACCAAGATTCAAGATCCATCCTACTTAAATCAAGTTGCCCAAACCTATAAAGGGGTTTCGAATATTGTCAACAAGTTTAAACCGCAGTCTCGAGCTTGGGTTTTTAAATCTGGCAGAGCTCTTCACGGCGGTGCCAAAGATGTGTCTCAAACCTTTGCTAATGGATTTTG GTATTTTGATCAATTGGGAATGGCTTCAACCTACAATCACAAGGTCTTCTGCAG TGTACTTCTATGGCACCGACTTATGGGAAGTACTGTACTTGCCGTAACTCAAGAGTCTAACCAAAATTTGCGTGTATATGCTCACTGTGCGAAGAAAAAG CCTGggatttctatcatttttatcaACTTGTCGAAAGATAGCTCGTTCAATGTCACCCTTTCAAATTATGAACATCAGAGTCGTAATTTGAGAACCACGAATGTTGCAAAGCCTAATTATGAATTTAGAGGTTACCAGAATAGAGAAGAGTATCATTTGGCTGCGCTAGCTGGAAATATACAAGGTCAAATTGTGTTGCTAAATGACATTCAAATGGTTCCAACAAAAACATTCGACATTCCGGCAATAGAGCCAAAGCTTGTCAATGCTTCCACACCCATCTCTGTTGCAGCTCATTCCATAGTCTATGTAACCATTAGAGACTTTCAAGCCCCTCTCTGTGCATAA
- the LOC121221114 gene encoding transcription factor PRE5: MSSRRSRQSTAGVSRISDDQIIELVSKLRQLLPEIRDRRSDKVSASKVLQETCNYIRSLHREVDDLSERLSQLLATIDADSAEAAIIRSLIM, encoded by the exons ATGTCTAGCAGAAGGTCGAGACAGTCAACAGCAGGTGTTTCGAGGATTTCAGATGATCAAATCATTGAACTTGTATCAAAGTTACGACAGCTTCTGCCTGAGATTCGTGATAGGCGATCTGATAAG GTATCAGCATCCAAGGTCTTACAAGAGACTTGCAATTACATTAGAAGCTTGCATAGGGAGGTGGACGACCTAAGTGAACGGCTCTCACAGTTGTTGGCCACCATTGATGCTGATAGTGCCGAGGCTGCTATTATTAGGagtttaattatgtaa